One Panicum virgatum strain AP13 chromosome 3N, P.virgatum_v5, whole genome shotgun sequence DNA segment encodes these proteins:
- the LOC120663615 gene encoding mRNA-decapping enzyme-like protein translates to MPPPPQANAGKVTPNLAMDAEATRMLNLTVLQRLDPAVEDILITAAHVTLYDFNIDLNQWSRKDVEGSLFVVKRNSQPRFQFIVMNRRNTDNLVEDLLSDFEYELQPPYLLYRNAAQEVNGIWFYNQHDCEAVASLFGRILNAYAKVPPKPKVPSTKSEFEELEAVPTSAAIDGPLEPPPSSSSLVSDAPDESLANYFSGAASIGSVSSAQMAGRAHPSTEAVASAHVPLIVPSATPAHQITHPLGGSSAPPLPVHDANAHASHSTNLLTPAFFAPPSPSSTSVASAPPAASMMPTAPPLHPTSASAQRPPYGTPLLQPFPPPTPPPSLTPAHNDGALISRDKVKDALQRLVQGDEFIDLICRELQNAHM, encoded by the exons atgccgccgccgccgcaggccaacGCGGGGAAGGTGACCCCGAACCTGGCCATGGACGCAGAGGCCACGCGCATGCTCAACCTCACCGTGCTCCAGCGCCTCGACCCCGCCGTCGAGGACATCCTCATCACCGCCGCGCACGTCACGCTCTACGACTTCAACATCGACCTCAACCAGTGG AGCCGCAAAGACGTGGAGGGGTCGCTGTTCGTCGTCAAGAG GAACTCGCAGCCGAGGTTCCAATTCATTGTCATGAACAGGCGCAACACTG ATAATCTGGTGGAGGATCTTTTAAGCGATTTTGAATATGAACTTCAGCCTCCATATTTGTTGTATCGGAATGCTGCACAAGAAGTAAATGGTATTTGGTTTTATAACCAACATGACTGTGAAGCTGTTGCTAGCCTTTTTGGAAG AATACTGAATGCTTACGCCAAAGTGCCCCCAAAACCAAAGGTGCCTTCCACAAAAAG TGAGTTTGAAGAATTGGAGGCTGTTCCGACATCTGCTGCAATAGATGGCCCCCTTGAACCTCCACCATCATCCAGTTCTCTAGTTTCCGATGCGCCTGATGAATCACTGGCCAATTACTTCAGT GGTGCTGCTAGCATTGGGAGTGTATCAAGTGCACAAATGGCTGGAAGAGCGCATCCATCCACTGAAGCTGTTGCATCTGCCCATGTGCCATTGATTGTTCCATCTGCTACTCCAGCACATCAAATAACTCATCCTTTAGGGGGTTCATCAGCTCCACCACTGCCCGTCCATGATGCAAATGCCCACGCCAGCCATTCAACAAATCTTCTAACACCAGCTTTCTTTGCACCTCCGTCACCCTCTTCTACATCTGTAGCATCTGCACCACCAGCTGCATCCATGATGCCTACGGCGCCGCCTCTTCATCCAACTTCAGCATCTGCTCAACGTCCTCCATATGGCACCCCCTTACTCCAACCTTTTCCCCCACCGACTCCACCTCCTTCCCTGACCCCTGCACACAACGATGGGGCTCTTATTTCAAGGGATAAAGTTAAGGACGCGCTCCAAAGACTTGTTCAG GGTGACGAGTTCATCGATTTAATCTGTCGTGAGTTGCAAAATGCACACATGTAG
- the LOC120663616 gene encoding probable F-box protein At2g36090: MATGDDQRCPAAFAGNAAGDAESATAIEDLPVDVLALVLRRLDGASLAAFGCACAAFRGLAADPDAWRALCLARWPSLRDVPSAHHKGHRRLFADAFPFPAAPAPSSAVPARRLPARLVSAVDLHHGGACILSRVVDTDAASEWFLGAPFRVDALVQEGFSAPAPITPADLSLSWVLIDPATGRAVNASSRRPVSVDRRWPTGETVVRFAVVLGGGVALDAAVTCDDRFGHVREVSLCIEDGEGGFLSGRDGLAVVAAAMAGARQGRGAEAAARLRYEEFVKGRAARKERKARREGIVDLCCSGVGAAAFLGFLVMLTFR; encoded by the coding sequence ATGGCGACCGGCGACGACCAGCGCTGCCCGGCGGCGTTCGCTGGgaacgccgccggcgacgcggagAGCGCGACGGCCATCGAGGACCTGCCCGTGGACGTCCTGGCCCTCGTGCTCCGCCGCCTCGACGGCGCGTCTCTGGCCGCGTTCGGCTGCGCGTGCGCCGCCTtccgcggcctcgccgccgacccggACGCCTGGCGCGCGCTCTGCCTCGCGCGCTGGCCCTCGCTCCGCGACGTGCCCTCCGCTCACCACAAGGGCCACCGGCGGCTCTTCGCCGACGCGTTCCCGTTCCCGGCCGCGCCTGCGCCGTCGTCCGCCGTCCCggcgcgccgcctccccgcgcgGCTCGTCTCGGCCGTCGACCTCCATCACGGGGGCGCCTGCATCCTGTCGCGCGTCGTGGACACCGACGCCGCGTCGGAGTGGTTCCTGGGCGCGCCGTTCCGCGTCGACGCGCTCGTGCAGGAGGGCttctcggcgccggcgcccatcACTCCCGCCGACCTGTCGCTCAGCTGGGTCCTCATCGACCCGGCCACCGGGCGCGCCGTGAACGCGTCGAGCCGGCGACCGGTGTCCGTGGACCGGCGGTGGCCCACGGGGGAGACGGTGGTGCGGTTCGCCGTGGTGCTCGGCGGGGGCGTCGCGCTGGACGCCGCCGTCACGTGCGACGATCGCTTCGGGCATGTTAGGGAGGTGAGCCTCTGCATcgaggacggcgagggcggcttctTGAGCGGGCGGGACGGGCTGGCCGTGGtggccgcggccatggcgggcgccaggcaggggcgcggcgcggaggctgCGGCCAGGCTGCGGTACGAGGAGTTCGTCAAGGGGAGGGCGGCCAGGAAGGAGCGGAAGGCCAGGCGGGAAGGCATCGTCGACCTCTGCTGCTCCGGCGTCGGAGCGGCGGCGTTCCTAGGCTTCCTAGTGATGTTGACATTCCGGTGA